The proteins below are encoded in one region of Planctopirus limnophila DSM 3776:
- a CDS encoding AraC family transcriptional regulator, with product MKKQLSIICKPSTQKWKVLYFRFWPWYVLTMDHDAGQFQKAFFSCQPLAESLMSLFDSMPQTYFYAKDRNSRFVKVNHLFLEKHGLSRESEAIGRSDFDFHPPVMAEAYIAEDQRVMESRKPLGGQLWQVIHRRVSIRWYVSTKTPLFDLSGEVIGLAGAMYEVAEPEQKTHHFQELLPVINYVEEHYAETIVMADMAKLAGLSSTHFNRRFQELLRMTPTQYLRQVRIQTARQLLTFTSRSLADIAADTGFTDQSHFTKRFRESTGLTPEAYRKKFLSRQGTGR from the coding sequence ATGAAGAAACAACTTTCAATCATCTGCAAGCCTAGCACCCAGAAGTGGAAAGTCTTGTATTTCCGCTTCTGGCCGTGGTACGTTTTGACCATGGACCACGATGCCGGCCAATTCCAAAAAGCATTTTTCAGTTGCCAGCCTTTGGCCGAGTCGCTCATGAGCCTGTTCGACTCGATGCCTCAGACCTACTTTTACGCCAAAGATCGAAACAGCCGGTTTGTCAAAGTCAATCATCTCTTCTTGGAGAAACATGGACTCTCTCGCGAGTCTGAGGCGATTGGTCGATCCGACTTCGACTTTCATCCACCGGTCATGGCTGAGGCCTACATTGCTGAAGACCAGCGCGTCATGGAGAGTCGTAAACCGTTAGGTGGCCAGCTCTGGCAAGTCATTCACAGGCGCGTTTCGATTCGCTGGTACGTTTCCACGAAAACCCCTTTGTTCGATTTGTCAGGAGAAGTCATCGGGCTGGCGGGAGCGATGTACGAGGTAGCAGAACCCGAGCAGAAGACGCATCATTTTCAAGAGCTGCTTCCGGTGATTAACTACGTCGAAGAGCATTATGCAGAAACCATCGTGATGGCGGATATGGCGAAGCTCGCAGGCTTGTCCAGCACGCATTTCAATCGACGTTTTCAAGAGCTGTTGCGAATGACTCCAACACAGTATCTTCGACAGGTGCGGATACAGACCGCACGCCAACTCCTGACCTTCACCTCTCGATCATTAGCTGATATCGCTGCTGATACAGGCTTTACCGACCAAAGCCACTTTACGAAACGCTTCCGCGAATCAACGGGGCTGACTCCAGAGGCCTATCGCAAGAAATTTCTCAGCCGGCAGGGGACAGGTCGATAA
- a CDS encoding cyanophycinase, protein MRFRALILATLMCSCDSWLAADDALLGFPKPNDDAKPGAIVLHGGGRVTDETFERFIELAGGQEARIVFVPSAGFRLADYRGKQEFLNAVNLRYGSWAKLAREGKISSFQFLATDNPADADSDLFIKPLLNATGVWFSGGSQLRVNYRFVGEFPQTTKFQDALLEIVKRGGVIGGTSAGTAAIPEIMTLWSERENPDSPETAVAAHGFGLLRNAIVEQHFQARGGRLERFCKLLRDSPRLDELTGRPGSGRLMVGLAIEESAALVIRRNHLEVIGDARAHIFLKSSGSKSLTWHELDPRETVQLRKLPGAPTALLREETALVR, encoded by the coding sequence ATGAGATTCCGGGCTTTGATTCTTGCCACTCTGATGTGTTCGTGTGATTCATGGCTCGCGGCTGATGATGCATTGCTTGGATTTCCGAAGCCCAATGATGACGCCAAACCAGGGGCGATCGTGTTGCATGGAGGCGGGCGAGTGACAGACGAAACGTTCGAGAGGTTTATCGAGCTGGCAGGTGGCCAAGAGGCCCGAATTGTCTTTGTGCCGAGTGCTGGTTTTCGCCTGGCCGATTATCGCGGGAAGCAGGAGTTTCTGAATGCAGTCAATTTGCGTTATGGAAGCTGGGCGAAGCTCGCGCGTGAGGGGAAAATCTCATCGTTTCAGTTTCTTGCCACGGACAATCCGGCTGATGCCGACTCAGATCTCTTCATTAAGCCACTACTCAATGCGACTGGGGTCTGGTTCTCAGGGGGCTCGCAGCTTCGTGTCAACTATCGTTTTGTCGGAGAGTTTCCACAGACCACCAAGTTCCAAGATGCACTTTTAGAAATAGTAAAGCGTGGTGGTGTGATTGGAGGAACATCAGCCGGGACGGCGGCGATTCCTGAGATCATGACGCTTTGGTCGGAAAGGGAGAATCCCGATTCACCAGAGACTGCCGTCGCTGCCCACGGTTTTGGCCTGCTTCGCAACGCGATTGTCGAGCAGCACTTTCAAGCTCGCGGTGGTCGGCTAGAGAGGTTCTGCAAACTGCTGCGAGATTCCCCAAGGCTTGATGAATTGACAGGTCGCCCAGGCTCTGGGCGATTAATGGTCGGTCTGGCGATTGAGGAGTCGGCGGCACTGGTCATTCGTCGGAATCATCTGGAGGTGATAGGGGATGCCCGGGCTCATATCTTCTTAAAATCGTCGGGAAGCAAGTCGCTGACGTGGCATGAACTCGATCCACGAGAAACCGTTCAATTGCGAAAGCTGCCAGGTGCTCCGACAGCCTTGCTACGAGAGGAAACAGCTCTCGTTCGTTAA